In Mycobacteriales bacterium, the genomic stretch GAGGAGCTCGACCTGTGGAGTGACTACCACGGGCATCGCCACGAGATGCGGTACACGCTGGTCGGTACGGCGGCGCGCCGGCACCTCCCGCCCGGAGGCGTGGTGCTCGACGTGGGGTGCGGGTCGGCGCTGGCGGCCGACCAGCTGCTCGACGTCGCCGCGCGCTACGTGGGGCTCGACTTCGGCGGCCACCACATCGAGGCGGCAGCCAAGCGTCACGCCGACCGCGACGCGCCGCTACGCAGGTCTTTCGTCCGCGGCGACGGCGAGCACCTGCCGCTCGCCGACGCGAGCGTGGACGTCGTCGTCTTCACCGAGGTCATCGAGCACCTGCTGCGTCCCGAGCTCGCCGTCTGGGAGATCGCGCGGGTGCTCAAGCCGGGAGGCGTGCTCGTGATGACGACGAACAACGCCTCGGAGATGCCGTTGCGCTTCCCGCTGTCGGATCCGTTCGCCTACGCCGAGAAGGCGTTCGGCTTCCGCCGCGACCGGCTGATCTCGCACCGGCCGTGGGTGTGGCCGGAGCCGGTCAGCCCGGCCCTGCTCGAGGAGGGCGTGGCTGCGGCGTGGGTGCCGCACACCTGGCACAAGCAGGCCGAGACCCGCCGGATGTTCGCGGCGGCGGGGCTGGACACCATCGCGGCCGGCAGCTTCGAGTTCCCGCCGCCGCAGAGCCGCACCGCGCGCTGGCTCGACCGCCAGGGGGAGCGCGGTCAGCGCCTCGCCGACGCCATCGAGGCGGTCTGTGGGGCGCTGCCGCTGGTCAACCGGCTCGGCTGCCACCTGCTGATGGTCGCCCGCCGGACCGGCAGTGCCAGCACGCCGCCGCCGCCGGGCATCTGGCCCGGCCCGTTCTCCGACTGAGCCGGGCGTCGGCCCGGACGTTCGCGACCGGGTGCGGGCGCGGCACTCGTGAAACGATGTTGGCCGGGAGTCACAAGGCGCAGCTCGACGGAGGAGGGTCACATCGCGACGCTGGCGACCGCGGCCGGCTCGGCCGCGGGTGAGCCCGAGCCGGGCTTCGAGCTGCGTGGGCCTGCCACCCCACCCGGCGTCATGCTTCGGGAGCTCTGGGCCGCGCGCCAGCTGCTGGTCATCCTGGCTCGCAAGGACTTCTACGTGCGGTACCGCCGTACCGTGCTCGGCGTCATCTGGGCGGTCGGCGTGCCGCTCGTGCAAGCTGTCGTGCTCTCCGTCGTGTTCACCCACGTCGTCGGAATCGGTCGCAGCTACGCCTCGTCGCAGCAGGCATACGCCGTGTTCCTCTACTCGGCGCTCGTCCCCTGGAACTACCTCGCCAACGCCGGGCCGTCCGCGGCGACGGCGATCGTCGACAACGTCGCGCTGGCCGGCAAGATCTACTTCCCGCGCGCCCTCCCGGTCCTCGTCACGGCGGCCTCCGCGATGTATCCGTTCGCGATCGGCATCATGCTGCTGCTGCTGATGTCACTCGTCGTGGGCAGCGGGATCGGGGTGTCGTTCCTGCTCGTCTTCCCCGGGGCCGCGCTGGCGGTGCTGCTCGTCGTCTGCGTCGGGTTGTGCCTGTCGGCGCTGCACGTGTACTTCCGCGACATCCGCTACATCGTCATGGCGGTGCTGTCGGTCGGCTTCTATCTGACGCCGATCATCTATCCGCTGTCGCGGCTGTCGGCACATCACCACGTGCTGCGCACCCTGATCGCGATGGGGCCCGCCGCCGGACCGATCGAGATCTTCCGGGCCGCAACCGTCGGCGCCGACTCCGCGCTGACGTTGGCCGTCGTCGCGTGCGGTTGCTGGTGCGTGGTGTTCGGCGGGATCGGGTTCTGGCTGCAGTGCCGCCGCGACCGAGTGTTCGTCGATCTGCTGTGACCGGCCAGCCCGTCATCTCGCTGCGCGAGGTGAGCAAGCGCTACGTCAAGTACGACGACCAGCCCATGCTCGCGAACGCGCTGCGGTTGCGCGCGCGCAGCCGCCGCAGCAGCCTGCTCGCACTCGAGAACGTCGATCTCGACGTCCACGCCGGTGAGAGCCTCGGCGTGCTGGGGCGCAACGGCGCCGGCAAGTCGACGCTGCTCCAGCTGCTGTGCGGGGTCACCGCGCCGTCGAGCGGCGTCGTCAAGGTCCGCGGCAAGGTCGCGCCGCTGATCTCGGTCGGTGTGGGCTTCCACCCCGAGCTGACCGGCCGGGAGAACATCTACGTCAACGGGACGATCCTCGGGATGAGCAACGCCGAGATCGACCGTCGTCTCGACGGCATCGTCGACTTCGCCGAGGTGGAGAGCTTCATCGACACCCCGGTGAAGTTCTACTCGTCCGGGATGTTCGTGCGGCTCGGCTTCTCCGTCGCGGTTGCCGCAGACCCCGACGTCCTGCTCGTCGACGAAGTCCTCGCGGTCGGTGACTTCGCCTTCCAGCTGAAGTGCTTCG encodes the following:
- a CDS encoding ABC transporter permease — translated: MKRCWPGVTRRSSTEEGHIATLATAAGSAAGEPEPGFELRGPATPPGVMLRELWAARQLLVILARKDFYVRYRRTVLGVIWAVGVPLVQAVVLSVVFTHVVGIGRSYASSQQAYAVFLYSALVPWNYLANAGPSAATAIVDNVALAGKIYFPRALPVLVTAASAMYPFAIGIMLLLLMSLVVGSGIGVSFLLVFPGAALAVLLVVCVGLCLSALHVYFRDIRYIVMAVLSVGFYLTPIIYPLSRLSAHHHVLRTLIAMGPAAGPIEIFRAATVGADSALTLAVVACGCWCVVFGGIGFWLQCRRDRVFVDLL
- a CDS encoding methyltransferase domain-containing protein: MTVVTLAQRQNDVMDASAGRLARLGLPVVLIVAAALPMDPWWLRIVFLVALVGVWSLTYSRYRRRGLAATAHEWELLRTATPEIFSRHYNESVPTVEEELDLWSDYHGHRHEMRYTLVGTAARRHLPPGGVVLDVGCGSALAADQLLDVAARYVGLDFGGHHIEAAAKRHADRDAPLRRSFVRGDGEHLPLADASVDVVVFTEVIEHLLRPELAVWEIARVLKPGGVLVMTTNNASEMPLRFPLSDPFAYAEKAFGFRRDRLISHRPWVWPEPVSPALLEEGVAAAWVPHTWHKQAETRRMFAAAGLDTIAAGSFEFPPPQSRTARWLDRQGERGQRLADAIEAVCGALPLVNRLGCHLLMVARRTGSASTPPPPGIWPGPFSD